One window of Oryza brachyantha chromosome 12, ObraRS2, whole genome shotgun sequence genomic DNA carries:
- the LOC102703635 gene encoding factor of DNA methylation 1-like, whose amino-acid sequence MAEPGDANTSGLPAHLVTLASDIHSKLNFHKNAYGDYIDIHNCLHRVIEERGKLQQEREAVLLLVAEKEELIKKNEEQTAEIESLKKKLQATGTKDTHEVCESDFQNNQSEGVQTRSMHKRKRQCQGHASENVDGQELMEDLSDTSNLEQHPSIEFEDSSKEITKIHSKLIKGFLEIDNGGRNFGIKYMGQLSDKPFRLACVEKFALKEAEAVAKASELCCSWQEQLLNPDWDPFKTVTVGDFSEDIVDTDDDKLQELHATLGEVVYKAVVNGLSEMKRYCRLSDRTIVPELWNFKENRKATPSECVEYLCNQVKLLSNAKGRINRRKWGCGGGRN is encoded by the exons ATGGCAGAGCCTGGAGATGCAAACACAAGTGGTTTGCCTGCACACCTTGTTACATTGGCTTCAGATATTCACTCCAAGCTGAACTTCCACAAGAATGCCTACGGTGACTATATTGACATCCACAATTGCCTTCACAGAGTCATTGAAGAAAGGGGGAAGCTCCAGCAAGAACGGGAAG CGGTTCTTCTACTTGTGGCTGAAAAGGAGGAACTCATTAAAAAGAATGAGGAGCAGACAGCAGAGATTGAGTCTCTAAAGAAGAAACTTCAAGCAACTGGGACAAAAGATACTCATGAAGTGTGTGAAAGTGATTTTCAGAATAATCAGTCTGAAGGG GTACAAACAAGATCAATGCACAAACGTAAGCGCCAATGTCAAGGACATGCTAGTGAAAATGTTGATGGGCAAGAGCTTATGGAAGACCTGTCTGATACAAGTAATCTTGAGCAACATCCAAGCATTGAGTTTGAGGATTCAAGTAAGGAGATAACGAAAATCCACTCTAAGCTGATTAAG GGATTTCTTGAAATTGATAATGGCGGACGGAATTTTGGAATCAAGTATATGGGACAGTTGAGTGACAAGCCATTCCGATTGGCATGCGTTGAGAAGTTTGCTCTCAAAGAAGCTGAGGCAGTTGCGAAAGCCTCTGAGCTTTGCTGCTCATGGCAGGAGCAACTCTTGAACCCAGATTGGGATCCCTTCAAGACTGTCACTGTTGGAGATTTTTCTGAG GACATCGTGGATACTGATGACGATAAGCTACAAGAGCTACATGCCACATTGGGTGAAGTGGTTTACAAAGCTGTGGTGAATGGACTATCAGAAATGAAAAGGTATTGCAGGCTGAGTGATAGAACCATTGTACCTGAGCTTTGGAATTTCAAGGAGAATAGGAAGGCCACTCCAAGTGAGTGTGTCGAATACTTGTGCAATCAAGTGAAGCTTCTCAGCAATGCAAAAGGCAGGATAAATCGCAG GAAATGGGGGTGTGGTGGTGGAAGGAATTAG